In Cytobacillus luteolus, a single window of DNA contains:
- the rimI gene encoding ribosomal protein S18-alanine N-acetyltransferase encodes METTINFRPMTIYDIDQILVIEHLAFATPWSREAFYNELMNNQFAKYIVMLDKGRVIGYCGMWIVVDEAHITNVAVLPQYRGKKLGEALMQKAMDLSKQYGALSMTLEVRVSNVVAQSLYKKLGFQPGGIRKNYYTDNNEDAIVMWVNL; translated from the coding sequence ACTTTCGTCCAATGACGATTTACGATATAGATCAAATTCTTGTAATTGAGCATCTAGCATTTGCAACTCCTTGGAGTCGAGAGGCCTTTTATAATGAATTAATGAACAATCAATTTGCTAAGTATATTGTTATGTTAGATAAAGGAAGAGTCATTGGGTATTGTGGTATGTGGATTGTCGTCGATGAAGCTCATATAACCAATGTGGCTGTTCTTCCACAATATAGAGGTAAAAAGCTTGGGGAGGCTTTGATGCAAAAAGCAATGGACCTTTCAAAGCAGTATGGAGCACTGTCAATGACGTTAGAGGTACGTGTATCAAATGTCGTAGCACAGTCTTTATATAAAAAGTTAGGGTTTCAACCTGGTGGTATTAGAAAGAATTATTATACTGATAATAATGAAGATGCAATAGTAATGTGGGTGAATTTATGA
- the tsaD gene encoding tRNA (adenosine(37)-N6)-threonylcarbamoyltransferase complex transferase subunit TsaD: protein MTTDNQIILGIETSCDETAVAVIKNGKEIVANVVASQIESHKRFGGVVPEIASRHHVEQMTIVLEEAMNQANIDFSDIDAIAVTEGPGLVGALLVGVNAAKAIAFAHNIPLIGVHHIAGHIYANRLIQELQFPLLSLVVSGGHTELVYMKEHGSFKVIGETRDDAAGEAYDKVARTLNLPYPGGPHIDRLAGEGNPTIDLPRAWLEEGSYDFSFSGLKSSVINTLHNAEQRGETIDSKDLAASFQASVIDVLVTKTVKAAKEYDVKQVLLAGGVAANKGLRQSLEKAFVELNGIELIIPPLSLCTDNAAMIAAAGSILYDKGIRSDYALNANPGLDLEIHG, encoded by the coding sequence ATGACAACTGATAACCAAATTATATTAGGTATAGAGACAAGCTGTGATGAAACAGCAGTTGCAGTAATAAAAAATGGAAAAGAAATCGTAGCAAATGTAGTTGCATCTCAGATTGAAAGTCATAAAAGGTTTGGTGGGGTTGTTCCTGAGATTGCTTCTAGACATCATGTAGAACAAATGACTATCGTGCTTGAAGAAGCGATGAATCAGGCGAACATAGATTTCTCGGATATTGATGCGATTGCTGTAACAGAAGGGCCTGGCCTAGTTGGAGCATTGCTAGTTGGGGTAAATGCAGCAAAAGCAATTGCGTTTGCGCACAATATACCATTAATAGGAGTACACCATATCGCAGGGCATATCTATGCAAATCGATTGATTCAAGAACTTCAATTTCCTTTACTATCATTAGTGGTGTCTGGAGGACATACAGAGCTCGTCTATATGAAGGAGCATGGATCCTTCAAAGTCATCGGTGAAACACGAGACGATGCAGCAGGAGAAGCTTATGATAAGGTTGCTCGAACTCTAAATCTACCTTATCCAGGTGGGCCACATATCGACCGACTTGCTGGGGAAGGGAATCCTACTATTGATCTTCCGCGAGCTTGGCTAGAAGAGGGGTCCTATGATTTTAGCTTTAGTGGTTTAAAATCAAGCGTTATTAATACTCTACATAATGCAGAGCAACGTGGAGAGACCATTGATTCCAAGGACTTAGCTGCAAGTTTTCAGGCAAGTGTTATTGATGTTTTAGTTACAAAAACAGTCAAAGCTGCAAAAGAATACGATGTTAAACAAGTATTACTTGCTGGTGGAGTTGCAGCTAATAAAGGCTTACGTCAGAGCTTGGAAAAAGCTTTTGTAGAATTAAATGGGATAGAACTTATTATCCCACCGCTTTCACTCTGTACCGATAACGCAGCTATGATAGCAGCGGCAGGTAGCATTCTCTATGATAAAGGAATACGCTCGGATTATGCCTTAAATGCAAATCCTGGACTAGATTTAGAGATACATGGGTAA
- a CDS encoding ABC-F family ATP-binding cassette domain-containing protein, whose protein sequence is MILLQVNQLKKYFGADLILSNIKLEVQSRDRIALVGRNGAGKSTLLKIISGQMSHDGGEIIKPKNLSINYLAQDTGLESSLSIWNEMLTVFAPLKKLEADLRELEQKMGDPDIIQNEASYQRLLAEYDQLQINFKEQGGYQYESDIRSILHGFNFSDFDYNTSISSLSGGQKTRLALCKLLLTKPDLLILDEPTNHLDIATLTWLEQYLQGYQGAILIVSHDRYFLDKVVNQVYEISRTTSTKFTGNYSHYLKQKAENYELELKRYEKQQDEVAKLKDFIQKNLARASTTKRAQSRRKQLERMDMMSSPLGDEKSASFLFDIERQSGNDVLKGANLSIAYPGSKPTIKNISFSISRSDSIALVGPNGIGKSTLLKAIIKKLTPVDGHFQFGSNVSIGYYDQEQANLTSNKRVLNELWDEYPLKNEKDIRTVLGNFLFSGDDVLKTVSTLSGGEKARLALAKLMMQKANFLILDEPTNHLDLDSKEVLENALVDYPGTILFVSHDRYFINRIATKIFELSTISLTEYLGDYDYYVEKKAEMVELEALEKKQVPQQKKVEEKTDKLSYEQEKEAKKLERQRKRRIEEIEVEISELESKIEENDQLLCDPEVYQDHERVQALNEETAKANSKLELLMAEWETLHEISG, encoded by the coding sequence ATGATTTTATTACAAGTAAATCAGCTAAAAAAATACTTTGGTGCTGATCTTATTTTATCTAATATAAAACTAGAAGTACAATCAAGAGATAGAATTGCCCTTGTAGGAAGAAATGGTGCGGGTAAATCTACACTACTAAAAATTATTTCCGGGCAAATGTCCCATGATGGTGGAGAAATCATTAAGCCAAAAAACCTCTCAATCAACTACTTAGCACAAGATACAGGTCTCGAATCAAGTCTGTCAATTTGGAATGAGATGTTGACTGTCTTTGCACCATTGAAAAAACTAGAAGCTGACCTAAGAGAACTTGAACAGAAAATGGGTGATCCCGATATCATCCAAAATGAAGCTAGTTATCAACGATTATTGGCTGAATATGACCAATTGCAAATAAACTTTAAAGAGCAAGGTGGCTACCAATATGAATCTGATATTAGATCCATTTTACATGGATTTAATTTCTCAGATTTTGATTACAATACGTCTATTTCATCTTTAAGTGGTGGGCAAAAGACGCGCTTAGCCTTATGTAAACTATTATTAACGAAACCTGACTTATTAATATTGGACGAGCCGACGAACCACTTAGATATTGCTACGTTAACATGGCTTGAACAATATCTGCAAGGTTATCAAGGAGCAATTCTCATCGTATCCCATGATCGCTATTTCCTGGATAAGGTTGTTAATCAGGTATATGAAATCTCTAGAACGACCTCAACAAAGTTTACTGGCAACTATAGTCATTACTTAAAACAAAAGGCTGAAAACTACGAGCTTGAGCTTAAGCGATATGAAAAGCAGCAAGATGAAGTTGCAAAACTAAAAGATTTTATTCAAAAAAACCTTGCTCGTGCATCCACAACAAAAAGAGCACAGAGCCGGAGAAAACAACTTGAAAGAATGGATATGATGTCTTCACCTCTCGGAGATGAAAAATCAGCTTCCTTTCTATTTGATATTGAAAGACAGAGTGGGAACGATGTCTTAAAAGGAGCAAATCTATCCATTGCTTATCCAGGCTCAAAGCCTACGATTAAGAATATATCATTTTCAATTAGTCGCAGTGACAGTATAGCGTTAGTCGGTCCAAATGGAATTGGAAAATCAACATTATTGAAAGCAATTATAAAAAAACTAACACCTGTTGATGGCCATTTTCAATTTGGCTCAAATGTTTCAATTGGGTATTATGACCAAGAACAGGCGAACCTGACTTCAAATAAGCGTGTCCTCAACGAGCTTTGGGATGAGTACCCTCTAAAAAATGAAAAAGATATTCGAACTGTGCTAGGAAATTTCCTATTTTCAGGAGATGATGTGTTAAAAACTGTATCCACTTTAAGTGGTGGTGAAAAAGCACGTCTTGCACTAGCTAAGCTGATGATGCAGAAAGCTAATTTCTTAATACTCGACGAGCCTACTAACCACTTAGATTTAGATAGCAAGGAAGTATTAGAAAACGCCCTAGTAGACTATCCGGGTACAATTCTATTTGTTTCACATGACCGTTATTTTATCAATCGAATTGCAACTAAAATATTTGAGTTATCCACAATTTCACTTACTGAATACCTTGGTGATTATGACTATTATGTGGAAAAAAAAGCTGAGATGGTTGAATTAGAAGCCCTCGAGAAGAAACAGGTTCCACAGCAGAAAAAAGTAGAAGAGAAGACAGACAAGCTCTCCTATGAACAAGAAAAAGAAGCTAAAAAGCTAGAGCGCCAACGGAAAAGAAGAATTGAAGAAATTGAAGTTGAAATATCGGAACTTGAAAGTAAAATTGAAGAAAATGATCAGTTACTATGTGATCCTGAGGTTTATCAAGACCATGAAAGAGTACAAGCTTTAAACGAGGAAACGGCAAAAGCAAACTCTAAACTAGAATTGTTAATGGCTGAATGGGAAACATTACACGAAATCAGTGGATAA
- the moaC gene encoding cyclic pyranopterin monophosphate synthase MoaC, with amino-acid sequence MSSFTHFNDQGRAKMVDITDKTSTIRTAIAKSSVQVNKEIYEKITQNAIKKGDVLAVAQVAGIMAAKKTSDIIPMCHPLALKGVDISFNWKNEEEEYHLLIRVEVKTKGSTGVEMEALTAASATALTVYDMCKAVDKGMIIGPTFLIEKTGGKNGDFKRDESLLDGLNVGDES; translated from the coding sequence ATGTCGTCTTTCACTCATTTTAATGATCAAGGTCGTGCCAAAATGGTAGACATTACAGATAAAACGAGTACCATTCGGACTGCAATTGCAAAGTCGAGTGTTCAAGTAAATAAAGAGATATACGAAAAGATAACCCAAAATGCAATTAAAAAGGGTGATGTGCTAGCTGTTGCTCAAGTAGCAGGAATTATGGCTGCCAAAAAAACCTCTGATATTATTCCAATGTGTCACCCACTTGCATTAAAAGGGGTAGATATTTCATTTAATTGGAAGAATGAAGAAGAAGAATATCATCTGCTTATACGTGTTGAAGTTAAGACAAAGGGAAGTACGGGTGTTGAGATGGAAGCTCTAACTGCTGCATCTGCAACAGCCTTAACTGTATATGACATGTGTAAAGCAGTCGATAAAGGGATGATCATCGGTCCTACTTTCTTAATAGAAAAAACAGGTGGTAAAAACGGAGACTTTAAAAGAGATGAAAGCCTTTTAGATGGTTTGAATGTGGGGGATGAAAGTTGA
- a CDS encoding redox-sensing transcriptional repressor Rex — MNIDQSKIPQATAKRLPLYYRFLKNLHASGKLRVSSAELSEAVKVDSATIRRDFSYFGALGKKGYGYNVNYLLSFFRKTLDQDELTAVTLIGVGNLGTAFLHYNFSKNNNTKIELAFDVDQSKIGTEVGGVSVYHLDELEERLPENVTVAILTVPVGSAQPITDRLIQKGIKGILNFTPARINVPEHIRVHHIDLAVELQSLVYFLKHYPSE; from the coding sequence TTGAATATAGATCAATCAAAAATACCACAAGCAACTGCTAAAAGATTACCGTTATACTATAGATTTTTAAAGAACCTACATGCCTCAGGAAAGTTAAGAGTTTCCTCTGCAGAACTGAGTGAGGCAGTAAAAGTGGATTCAGCAACAATTCGCCGAGACTTTTCCTATTTTGGAGCGTTGGGAAAAAAAGGATATGGATACAATGTGAATTATCTGTTATCCTTTTTCAGAAAAACGTTAGATCAAGATGAATTAACTGCAGTAACGTTAATTGGAGTAGGTAATTTAGGAACTGCATTTTTGCACTATAACTTCTCTAAAAACAATAATACTAAAATAGAATTGGCTTTTGATGTAGATCAATCAAAAATCGGAACAGAAGTTGGTGGCGTATCAGTCTATCATTTAGATGAACTAGAGGAACGTTTACCTGAAAATGTAACGGTTGCTATATTAACTGTACCTGTTGGGTCAGCTCAACCGATCACAGACCGCTTAATACAAAAAGGGATAAAGGGAATATTGAACTTTACCCCAGCTCGAATAAATGTTCCGGAGCACATTAGGGTACATCATATTGATTTAGCAGTAGAATTACAGTCACTCGTATACTTCTTAAAACATTATCCAAGTGAATAA
- a CDS encoding twin-arginine translocase TatA/TatE family subunit: MPNIGIGSLLLIVFVALLIFGPRKLPELGKAAGNTLREFKNATKGLADDEDEDKKKNEELK, encoded by the coding sequence ATGCCGAATATTGGAATTGGAAGCCTTCTACTAATCGTGTTTGTAGCACTATTAATTTTTGGACCTAGAAAATTACCTGAGCTTGGAAAAGCAGCGGGTAATACACTTCGTGAATTTAAGAACGCAACAAAAGGTTTAGCTGATGATGAAGACGAGGACAAAAAGAAAAATGAAGAACTAAAATAA
- the tatC gene encoding twin-arginine translocase subunit TatC has protein sequence MTEKEMSVYDHIGELRKRLIYIVVFFFLAMVGGFFLAEPIIVYLQHADEAKELTMNSFRPADPIKIYMQFAFIIAFVITSPIILYQLWAFISPGLYEKERKVTLSYIPISVFLFLVGISFSYFILFPFVFDFMGRLADRLDINQVIGINEYFQFLFQLTLPFGLLFQMPVVIMFLTRLGIVTPMFLVKVRKYAYFVLLVIGAFITPPELLSHMMVTLPLFGLYEISILVSKGAYRKAKKAEMLYQNEQK, from the coding sequence ATGACAGAAAAAGAAATGTCCGTATATGACCATATAGGTGAGCTTCGAAAACGACTGATATATATAGTCGTTTTCTTTTTCCTGGCTATGGTTGGTGGCTTTTTCTTAGCAGAACCGATAATTGTATATTTACAACATGCGGACGAAGCTAAGGAATTAACGATGAACTCGTTTCGCCCTGCGGACCCAATTAAAATATATATGCAATTTGCTTTTATTATAGCATTTGTAATCACTTCACCCATTATCTTATATCAATTATGGGCTTTCATTAGTCCAGGACTTTACGAAAAAGAACGCAAAGTAACCTTGAGTTATATTCCCATTTCTGTATTTCTGTTTCTAGTGGGTATTTCCTTTTCTTACTTTATTCTTTTCCCGTTCGTTTTTGACTTTATGGGAAGACTTGCTGATCGGTTAGACATAAATCAAGTGATCGGAATTAATGAGTACTTTCAGTTTCTTTTTCAACTAACTCTTCCATTTGGGCTACTTTTCCAAATGCCAGTAGTTATTATGTTTTTAACAAGGCTTGGAATTGTAACTCCAATGTTTTTGGTGAAAGTACGAAAGTATGCGTACTTTGTCCTCTTAGTCATTGGAGCGTTTATAACTCCACCTGAACTGTTGTCACATATGATGGTAACTCTTCCGTTGTTTGGACTATATGAAATCAGTATTCTTGTATCTAAAGGTGCATATCGGAAAGCGAAGAAAGCAGAAATGCTCTATCAAAATGAACAAAAATAA
- a CDS encoding YdiK family protein, whose amino-acid sequence MRRTSPFFMGIMYTLMGLLFTYLAVESVEDTIWNFGTILLIAVATFDFGVAIRMFSLNNKIKQLKNK is encoded by the coding sequence ATGCGTCGAACATCACCCTTTTTCATGGGAATTATGTATACACTAATGGGATTACTATTCACTTATTTAGCCGTAGAAAGTGTTGAAGATACAATCTGGAATTTTGGAACCATTCTACTGATCGCTGTAGCTACTTTTGACTTTGGAGTAGCCATTCGAATGTTTTCCTTAAATAATAAAATCAAACAGCTTAAAAATAAATAA
- a CDS encoding CPBP family intramembrane glutamic endopeptidase — translation MEKRYWYVILTYIVMQLSGIIGIPILLYFGFGGEDYDTAFTLASTYWLIISFFAALLMILYILRQDIKDRHLADQRSSGASAVGWAVGGVFLAMFAQGIAASIEINLLGIEPGSENTQQIIQLIKTTPLLIIVTSIIGPILEEIIFRKIIFGSFYRKFNFWISAFLSSVIFALVHMEPEHLLLYSAMGFTFAFLYVKTGRLLVPIFAHVAMNTLVVVVQTIFAEDIERIMKEAEKMQSFISFLL, via the coding sequence TTGGAGAAACGTTATTGGTATGTCATTTTGACTTATATAGTAATGCAACTTTCTGGAATTATTGGAATTCCGATATTATTATACTTTGGGTTCGGTGGAGAAGATTATGATACAGCCTTCACTCTCGCATCTACATACTGGCTAATTATTAGCTTCTTTGCAGCTTTACTAATGATTTTATATATATTACGACAAGATATAAAAGACAGACATTTAGCTGATCAGCGTTCTTCAGGGGCGAGTGCAGTAGGATGGGCTGTTGGTGGGGTATTTTTAGCCATGTTTGCTCAAGGTATCGCTGCTAGTATTGAAATAAACCTTCTTGGTATTGAACCTGGCTCAGAGAACACTCAACAAATTATCCAACTGATAAAGACTACACCTTTACTGATTATCGTTACATCTATTATCGGACCTATTCTTGAGGAGATTATTTTTAGAAAAATTATTTTTGGATCATTTTATCGAAAATTCAATTTCTGGATCTCTGCTTTCCTAAGTTCAGTTATCTTTGCACTTGTTCATATGGAACCAGAGCACTTGTTATTATATTCAGCTATGGGCTTTACCTTTGCATTTCTTTACGTAAAGACAGGGCGTTTGCTTGTACCTATATTCGCTCATGTAGCCATGAATACACTTGTCGTAGTCGTGCAAACTATTTTTGCAGAGGATATTGAAAGGATTATGAAAGAAGCAGAGAAAATGCAATCTTTCATATCTTTCTTATTATAG
- the groES gene encoding co-chaperone GroES: MLKPLGDRVVIELVQSEEKTASGIVLPDSAKEKPQEGKVIAVGTGRVLENGERVALEVSVDDRIIFSKYAGTEVKYEGAEYLILRESDILAILG, encoded by the coding sequence TTGTTAAAGCCATTAGGTGATCGTGTTGTAATTGAACTTGTACAATCTGAAGAAAAAACAGCAAGTGGTATTGTGTTACCAGATTCCGCTAAGGAAAAGCCGCAAGAAGGCAAGGTTATTGCTGTTGGAACAGGTCGTGTATTAGAAAATGGTGAGCGCGTGGCTCTTGAGGTTTCTGTAGACGATCGCATTATCTTCTCAAAATATGCTGGTACTGAAGTAAAATACGAAGGTGCTGAATACTTAATTTTACGTGAAAGTGATATCTTAGCTATTCTTGGCTAA
- the groL gene encoding chaperonin GroEL (60 kDa chaperone family; promotes refolding of misfolded polypeptides especially under stressful conditions; forms two stacked rings of heptamers to form a barrel-shaped 14mer; ends can be capped by GroES; misfolded proteins enter the barrel where they are refolded when GroES binds), translating to MAKEIKFSEDARRSMLRGVDALANAVKVTLGPKGRNVVLEKKYGSPLITNDGVTIAKEIELEDAFENMGAKLVAEVASKTNEIAGDGTTTATVLAQAMIREGLKNVTAGANPMGIRKGIEKATAVAVQELQAISKPIEGKESIAQVAAISSADEEVGQLIAEAMERVGNDGVITIEESKGFSTELEVVEGMQFDRGYASPYMVTDSDKMEAVLDNPYILITDKKIASIQEILPVLEQVVQQGKPLLLVAEDVEGEALATLVVNKLRGTFNAVAVKAPGFGDRRKAMLEDIATLTGAEVITEDLGLDLKSANITQLGRASKIVVTKENTTIVEGAGDSAKIAARVNQIRVQLEETTSEFDKEKLQERLAKLAGGVAVIKVGAATETELKERKLRIEDALNSTRAAVEEGIVSGGGTALVNVYNKVSAITAEGDEQTGINIVLRALEEPVRQIAHNAGLEGSVVVERLKHEEIGVGFNAATGKWVNMIEAGIVDPTKVTRSALQNAASVSAMFLTTEAVVADLPEEKGSAMMPDMGGMGGMGGMM from the coding sequence ATGGCTAAAGAAATTAAATTTAGTGAAGACGCTCGTCGCTCTATGCTTCGTGGTGTAGATGCGTTAGCTAACGCTGTTAAAGTAACATTAGGACCAAAAGGACGTAACGTGGTTCTTGAGAAAAAATATGGTTCTCCACTTATCACTAATGACGGAGTAACAATCGCAAAAGAAATCGAGTTAGAAGATGCATTCGAAAACATGGGTGCTAAATTAGTAGCTGAAGTTGCTAGTAAAACAAATGAAATTGCTGGTGACGGTACAACAACTGCTACAGTTCTTGCTCAAGCGATGATCCGCGAAGGCCTTAAAAACGTAACTGCTGGTGCTAACCCAATGGGTATCCGTAAAGGGATTGAAAAAGCAACTGCTGTTGCTGTTCAAGAATTACAAGCAATTTCTAAACCAATTGAAGGTAAAGAATCTATTGCACAAGTAGCAGCTATTTCTTCTGCTGACGAAGAAGTAGGTCAATTAATTGCTGAAGCTATGGAGCGCGTTGGTAACGATGGAGTTATCACAATTGAAGAATCTAAAGGATTCTCAACTGAGCTTGAAGTAGTAGAAGGTATGCAATTTGACCGTGGATATGCTTCTCCATACATGGTAACTGATTCTGATAAAATGGAAGCTGTTTTAGACAATCCATATATCTTAATCACTGACAAGAAGATTGCTAGCATTCAAGAAATCTTACCAGTTCTTGAGCAAGTTGTTCAACAAGGTAAGCCACTATTATTAGTAGCTGAAGATGTTGAAGGTGAAGCTCTTGCAACTCTAGTAGTGAACAAACTTCGTGGAACATTCAATGCAGTTGCTGTAAAAGCTCCTGGATTTGGTGACCGTCGTAAAGCAATGCTAGAAGATATCGCTACTTTAACTGGTGCTGAAGTTATTACTGAAGATTTAGGTTTAGACCTTAAATCTGCTAACATTACTCAATTAGGTCGCGCATCTAAAATCGTAGTAACAAAAGAAAATACAACAATCGTTGAAGGTGCAGGAGACTCTGCTAAAATCGCAGCTCGTGTTAACCAAATTCGTGTTCAATTAGAAGAAACTACTTCTGAATTTGACAAAGAAAAATTACAAGAGCGTCTTGCTAAATTAGCAGGTGGTGTTGCTGTAATTAAAGTTGGTGCTGCAACTGAAACTGAATTAAAAGAGCGCAAACTTCGTATTGAAGATGCTCTAAACTCTACTCGTGCTGCAGTTGAAGAAGGTATCGTTTCTGGTGGTGGTACTGCATTAGTGAACGTATATAACAAAGTTTCTGCAATCACTGCTGAAGGTGACGAGCAAACGGGTATCAATATCGTTCTACGTGCACTTGAAGAGCCTGTACGTCAAATCGCACACAATGCTGGTCTTGAAGGATCTGTAGTTGTTGAGCGTCTAAAACATGAAGAAATCGGTGTTGGTTTCAACGCTGCAACTGGTAAATGGGTAAACATGATCGAAGCGGGTATCGTTGACCCAACTAAAGTTACTCGTTCAGCACTTCAAAACGCTGCATCTGTTTCAGCTATGTTCTTAACAACTGAAGCAGTAGTAGCTGATCTTCCAGAAGAAAAAGGTTCTGCAATGATGCCTGACATGGGCGGCATGGGTGGAATGGGCGGCATGATGTAA
- a CDS encoding fumarylacetoacetate hydrolase family protein, which produces MKTLQQELTIVRYQTNDKVYYGVVEGEEILQLSSNFTEILNNELNYDGVKVKYSEVKILEPVSPSKIVNFGWTYAGHAKETGGTANLAEPFLFLKPASSLIPDQGEIVLPPTNLTNQVELEGEVALIIGKRGKNIKEEEALDYVFGCTIFNDVTARDLTKSDPQFTRGKGFDTFGPLGPHIVTGIDPTNLRIVTTLNGEVVQDGNTNEMSLSIPFLISWISQVMTLEPGDVLATGSPSGSCPMKSGDSVVVEVEKIGKLRNYVV; this is translated from the coding sequence ATGAAGACATTACAACAAGAACTAACAATCGTTCGCTATCAAACTAATGATAAAGTATATTATGGAGTTGTTGAGGGTGAAGAAATTCTACAATTGTCTAGCAATTTCACAGAAATCTTGAACAACGAGCTAAACTATGATGGTGTAAAGGTTAAATACAGTGAAGTGAAGATTTTAGAGCCAGTATCTCCCTCAAAGATTGTTAATTTTGGTTGGACATATGCAGGACACGCAAAAGAAACTGGTGGCACAGCTAACCTTGCTGAACCGTTTCTGTTTTTAAAGCCAGCTTCTTCGCTCATCCCAGATCAAGGTGAAATCGTACTTCCTCCTACTAATTTAACAAATCAGGTAGAACTGGAAGGAGAAGTAGCGCTTATTATTGGAAAAAGGGGTAAAAATATAAAAGAAGAAGAGGCATTAGATTATGTTTTTGGTTGTACCATTTTTAATGATGTTACGGCAAGAGACCTAACTAAATCTGATCCCCAGTTTACAAGAGGCAAAGGCTTTGATACGTTTGGTCCATTAGGCCCTCATATAGTGACTGGTATAGATCCAACCAACCTAAGAATCGTTACAACTCTAAACGGTGAAGTAGTCCAAGATGGAAATACGAATGAGATGTCACTTTCAATTCCTTTTCTTATCAGTTGGATTTCCCAGGTGATGACACTTGAGCCAGGAGATGTTCTTGCTACTGGTTCACCTTCAGGGAGTTGTCCAATGAAATCTGGAGATAGTGTAGTAGTTGAAGTAGAGAAGATTGGAAAGCTTCGCAATTATGTAGTATAG